From Planctomycetia bacterium:
GGAAATCACTTCCTATACGGTCGCCAAAGAGGCCGCTCGGCCCGAGCCGCCCATCAGCGCTGGCTCCGAGAGTCCCGCTTCCGCCGAGACCGAGCCGGCTGCTACTACGGATCCATCCACGGGTCCGGACCGTATGCTGGGCGCCATCGTACTGCGTCCGCAACAAGGTTGGTTCTTTAAGCTCACTGGACCCGAGGCCGCAGTGACCGCGGCGCGCGAGCCGTTCGTCAACTTCTTGAAAACGGTTGATTTCACCGGCCCCGACCAATCGCCCGTTTGGAAGCTACCGGAGGGCTGGACCGAAGGCGCACCGCGGGCGATGCGTTTCGCTACGCTGGCTTTCAAAATCGATGACGTTCCTTTGGAACTCGCGATCTCCTCGTTGCCGAACCAAGGTGGCGACGCCGACAGTTACCTGCTTATGAACCTGAACCGCTGGCGCGGCCAGTTGGGCCTCGGGCCTTCGACATTAGATAGCATGCGCAGCGCCGAGGGCGAGCTCGAAACGATCGAGCTCACTGGCAGTGAACAGGCGCTTGTCACAAATCTGCGCGGCAAACTATCCACCGGCGGCATGTCCGCGCCGTTCGCTCGGTAGCGTCGTTTGCGGCGCTGCCCATTTAGCCATCAAGTTCGCATCGGAAATAAACTATGGCCACCGACGTTGCCACGCCTCGCGAATACACGGAAATCCCCGCGCGCACGACATCGCCCACGCACGGCGATACATCCGCCCTGGAATTCGTGCGGATGCTGCTTGCGCCGCTTGCGTCGCTGCGGGTCACGATCGTGTTGTTTCTGTTGGCGATCTTTCTCGTTTTCGCCGGCACGTTGGCTCAGGTCAATCTCGATATCCTCGACGTATTGCATAAGTACTTCCGCGCCTGGTCCGTTTGGATTCCTTGCCAGGTCTTTTTTCCGCGCTCGTTCTTTCCGACGTTGCAGGAAGTTCCCGGGATGTTCCTGTTTCCAGGCGGCGCGACGATTGGCGTGGCGATGATCATCAATCTACTCGCCGCCCACGCGGTGCGCTTCAAAGTTCAGGCGAAGGGAACGCGGTTGCTCGCCGGACTGGCGGTGCTTGGCCTCGGAGTCGTGTCGTTGTTTGTCGCCATTGCCAGTGGCTTCAGCAGCGATGGCATCTTGGAAGCGTCGCTCATCCCGTGGCCGATTCTCTGGCGCGTCTTCGTCAGCTCGCTCGTGCTGGTCTCGGTCACCATGGGCTACGCCTGGTTTCAGTTCGACGCCTCGCGCCGGTGGGAACGCATCCTCCTCGGCGTCGCGACGCTCGTACTCGGCGCGCTGACCGCTTGGCTCGTCTGGCGCGGCGATACCGCGCGGCTCAACGATTCCGGCATGCGGATCCTCTGGCAATTACTGAAAGGGCAAGCCGTCGCCACGGTGCTGTTCGCCGGCTGTTACTTGCTGTTCAAGAAGCGCGCCGGCATCGTGCTGCTGCATAGCGGCGTCGGCTTGATGATGATCTCCGAAGTCGTCGTCAGTTTCTGGGCAGTGGAAGGACAGGTCACCATGCGCGAGGGGGAAACCCTGCACTATGTGAGCGACATTCGCACCGTGGAGCTGGCCGTCGTCGATCGCACGAACCCTGACCGCGATACCGTGGTCTCGATTCCCAAATCGTTCCTCACCGAAAAGAACCGACGGATCGAAGACCCGCGGCTGCCGTTTGATATCCAGATCGTGGAGTTCATGGAGAACACCAATTTGGACCAGCCGACGGAAAAAGACACAAACCTCGCGACCGCCGGGCTTGGCAAGGACCTGGTCGCCCGCGCCGCGCGTCCGCTCTCTGGCACCGACACCGGCAAGGGCATCAACTACCCTTCGGCCTATGTGCGGTTGTTCGACAAGAAGTCCAAACAAGAACTCGGCACGCACCTGGTCAGCTTGTTCTTCAGCGTCAACAAGGCCTCGGAGAAGTCCGCGGTCGCTGATAAGTCTTACGACCTGGAACTGCGCCACCTGCGTACGTACAAGCCGTATTCGCTGAAATTGCTCGACGTCCGCAAAGACGACTACGTCGGCACCAGCACGCCGAAGAACTACTCCTCCGACGTGCATCTGGTCGACGGCTCGCGCGGCGTCGATCGGCCCAAGGTGCATATCAAGATGAACGAACCGCTCCGCTTCGCGGACGAGACGTTCTACCAAAGTAGCTACTACCTTGATCCGCGTGACGGCGCCGAGTACACCACGCTCAGCGTGGTCTCCAACTTCGGCTGGATGATCCCCTACATCAGTTGCATGATCGTTTTCACGGGCATGTTCGCGCAGTTCATGTCGACACTCGGACGTTTTCTCGATCGCATGGATCGCGGCACGGCCGGTCCGGCTTTCCTCGAGTCGATGCACCAAGCCGTGCAGCGCACTGGAGAAGTAGCGAGGGTCCGGCGCGGGCGTCTGAATGCGGAGCAAGCCGAATCGTGGATCGGCAAACGTGAGCGTTGGTTTGCCACCGGCGCGGTGTTGTTGGCGGCGATGTTCGTCAGCTATTACGCGATGAAGCCGCTCAAGCCGCACGCCGGGATGGATCTGGACGCCTTCGGCAAGTTGCCGGTTGCGCACCAGGGGCGCGTCAAGCCGCTCGATACCGTGGCGCGCAACACGCTCCGCATTCTTTCCGGCAAACTGGAATTCAGCGACGTAAACGGCAAGAAGCAGCCGGCCATTCGTTGGTTGGCCGATCTCTTGGCCCGTCCCGACGAGGCGATGGCGTACAAGGTCTTCCGCATCGACCACCTGGACTTGCTCGCCACGCTCGGACTGGAACGCCGCAAACAGCACTATTACGCGATTACAGAGTTCCAGGACAAGCTCCCGGTGCTCGAGGAGCAAGCCGAGGAAGCCCGCAAGACGCCGCCGGAAAAGTTGAGCGCTTACCAGCGCAAGGTGCTGGAACTGGAAAAGAAGCTCGGCGAAGTCATCACGTTACGGCAGGCGTTCTCGGCCACGGTCATTCGTCCGGACCATGCACAAGAGGACGTGATGTCGGCCATGCAGCGCGCGGAGTTCCTGGAGCGCGGCACGCCGCCGCTGGCGATCCCGCCGACGGACGACGCGACGGGCAAGTGGACCGCCTATTCAACCGCCACGTTCGACCTGTGGCGGCGCGAGATCATGCGCGCGCACGGAGGCGACGAAGCCGCGAAAGCCCCGCTGGCGAACGTCAAGATTCACCCCGCGGTGGAACAATGGAGCCAGATCTTCACCGCCTACGCGCAGGCCGACCCCAAGGCCTTCAACCGCGACGTGGCCGCGTACCGGAACGAATTGGGCGCCGCACCGCCGCAAGAGTACGGCGCCACGCGGATTGGGGCCGAATCGGCGTTCAATCGCGCGGAGCCTTTCTTCTATACGGCGATCGTCTATTTTGTCTGCTTCCTGTTCTCCCTGATCGGCATGTTCGCCGCCTTGCCGCGCCTGCGTTCGTTGCACGTGTTTCAGACGACGGCGACCTGGCTGTTTGCTTTCTCGCTGCTCGTCCACACCGTGGCGATCATCGCCCGCGTCTACATTTCGCAATACGCTCCGGTGACGAACCTCTATAGCTCGGCCGTCTTCATCGGCTGGGCGTGCGTCGCACTGGCCTTGGTGCTCGAATCGATCTTCCGGATCGGACTGGCAAATATGGTTGGCGCCGCGGCCGGCTTCCTCACGTTGCTCGTCGCCCATTACCTATCGCTCGACGGCGATACGATCGGCGTGATGCAAGCGGTGCTCGATACGCAGTTCTGGCTGTCCACGCATGTCGTCACCGTCTCACTCGGTTACGCCACGACGTTGCTGGCCGGCCTCTTGGGCATTGCCTACATCATCTACGGAGTGTGTACGCCCGGGCTCGATCGTGGGCTCAGCAAGACTCTGGCTGGCATGATCTACAGCGTGATCTGCTTCGCCATGTTCTTCAGCTTTATCGGCACCGTGCTGGGCGGACTGTGGGCCGATGATTCCTGGGGCCGCTTCTGGGGTTGGGACCCGAAGGAAAACGGCGCGCTGATGATCGTCCTCTGGAACGCGCTGGTGCTGCATGCCCGTTGGGGTCGAATGGTCGGCGATCGCGGGCTGGCGATCTTGGCCATCCTCGGCAACATCTGCACCTGCTGGTCCTGGTTCGGCGTGAACGAACTGGGCGTGGGCCTCCATTCGTACGGCTTCACTGAAGGCGTACTGAAATGGCTCGGCATCGCCGCGGTCAGCCACCTGCTCATCGCCGGCATCGGGCTGATGCCGCAACATCTCTGGTTGAGCGGCCGCGCGCTCTTGAACGAGGAGCCTGCTCCGAACGCCACGGCGTAGGCGCCCGGCGTTGGTCAGGCACCCTGGCCGAAGGCCAAGAACTCGGCGCAACTATAAGACGTAGCCACATCCCAAACCCATGCCGGCAAATTGCCTGACGGGAAACGGCGTCGATTCTGTCAGGCAATTAGCCTGCATCGATTCCCGACTTCAGCGGCGAAAGTCGATTGGGCAGCGTCGTCGACTTTCAACAGGGTGCCTGACCTACGGAATCGGCGCCATCATGCCGACGCCTGCTCCGGCGGCGCATTGTTGCCAGAAGCGCGTGTGGCTCTCGCGACCGAAGCGTTCCGATGGTTCGAAAATTACGCGCCGCATTTCTTCGCGTTGCCGCACGAACGCCGCGGCTTCGGCTTCGACGTCCTTGCTGAACACCGGCGACACGGCGTCGTAGATGATCGTCGCGCCCGGATGCGACGGGCCACCAGTGTCTTCCCAGCGCCAATGTTGGGATAAGCCCAGCACGCGATCGGCGACGTAAATCGCTTCGTTCAACTCGTGCGTGATAATCAGAATCGTGTAAGGCGGCTTCTTGCCGGCCGCCTTCGCGGCGAGATTTTCCGCGTAGAGCTTGAGCAGCATTTCCTGCATTTCTTCGCGCGTCGCTTCGTCGAGCGCGCCGAACGGCTCATCCAGCAGCAGAATCTCCGGCTTCATCATCAATGCCTGGGCAATCGCCACGCGCTGGCACATCCCGCCGGAGAGCTCCTCCGGATAGCGATGCAACGCCTTGCCCATCTGTACGCGCGTCAGCATATCATCCGCGCCGGCCAAGTGCTGCTTTCGCAATTTGAGCCAGTTCGGAAACTGGAAAAACCGGTAGGCCAGGTTCGTCTCGTCTAGCATCGGGCCGAAGGCCACGTTCTGCCGTGCGGTGAGAAATGGATAGAGCCCGTAGCGTTGATAGACGATACCGCGATCGCGTCCCGGCCCAGTGATCGGCTTGCCGTTCATCAGCACTTCACCTGAGTCGGGCGGATGCGTGCCGAGGATCGCGCGGAGGAGCGTTGACTTCCCGCAACCGCTAGGCCCGACGAGCGACACAATCTGCCCCCGCGCGATCTTCAAATTCACGTCATGCAACACGGCATGATCGCCAAATCGCTTACTGACGCCGCGGCATTCGAGGACGATGTCGTGCATGCGGGGAAGTGATGAGTGCGGAGTGATGAGTGATGAGAACGGAACTTGATTCCCGTTTACTTCCCGAACCAGGGGCACAGCAGCCTTCGCAGCCAGGTCAGCGAGTAGTCCATCAGAAAACCAACGGCCGCCAACACGGCTAGGTAGATGTAGACGGTGCTCATGTCGCTCAAGCGTTGTTGCATGCGCAGTCGGAAACCGAAGCCGATGTCGCCAATCGCGTATTCCGCCGCGATCAGATACACCATCGCCGGGCCGACTTGCAGCCTCACGGCCTCGATGATCCGCGGCAGAATCTGTTTGAACGTGACGTTCCAGATCAATTCCGGATGACTCGCCCCGAGCGTGTAGGCCTTGTAGATCAATTCCTCCGGCACGTCGGTGCGGGCGGATTGATAGATCGACTGGGCCAGCGTGGGAATCACGCCGAAGGCGATCATCGCGATGTACAACTCCATGCCGGTGCCGACAAGCACGAAGAACACGGCCAGCATCGCCGTCGGCGGAATCTTCGCCAAACAAGAAAGCGGCGGCAGCAACAGCGCCTCGATCGGCGTGAAACAGCCCATCCCCAGCCCCAGCACCACGGCGACCAGCACGCCGATCGCCAGGCCGGAGAAATGACGCGTGAACGTCGCCTTGGCGTCGGTCCACAGCCACGACGCGCCGTCATAGCGATCTTGCGGTTTCAATACCCGCGTGACGCCGTCGGCGAGTTGCGACCAATTCGGGATTGTCTTGTCGCTGGGATTCCGCTGATGCTGGCGATACGACAGCGCCGTATATCCGGTCAGCAACACCACGACCGAAACCACGCCCAGGGCAATG
This genomic window contains:
- the ccsA gene encoding cytochrome c biogenesis protein CcsA codes for the protein MATDVATPREYTEIPARTTSPTHGDTSALEFVRMLLAPLASLRVTIVLFLLAIFLVFAGTLAQVNLDILDVLHKYFRAWSVWIPCQVFFPRSFFPTLQEVPGMFLFPGGATIGVAMIINLLAAHAVRFKVQAKGTRLLAGLAVLGLGVVSLFVAIASGFSSDGILEASLIPWPILWRVFVSSLVLVSVTMGYAWFQFDASRRWERILLGVATLVLGALTAWLVWRGDTARLNDSGMRILWQLLKGQAVATVLFAGCYLLFKKRAGIVLLHSGVGLMMISEVVVSFWAVEGQVTMREGETLHYVSDIRTVELAVVDRTNPDRDTVVSIPKSFLTEKNRRIEDPRLPFDIQIVEFMENTNLDQPTEKDTNLATAGLGKDLVARAARPLSGTDTGKGINYPSAYVRLFDKKSKQELGTHLVSLFFSVNKASEKSAVADKSYDLELRHLRTYKPYSLKLLDVRKDDYVGTSTPKNYSSDVHLVDGSRGVDRPKVHIKMNEPLRFADETFYQSSYYLDPRDGAEYTTLSVVSNFGWMIPYISCMIVFTGMFAQFMSTLGRFLDRMDRGTAGPAFLESMHQAVQRTGEVARVRRGRLNAEQAESWIGKRERWFATGAVLLAAMFVSYYAMKPLKPHAGMDLDAFGKLPVAHQGRVKPLDTVARNTLRILSGKLEFSDVNGKKQPAIRWLADLLARPDEAMAYKVFRIDHLDLLATLGLERRKQHYYAITEFQDKLPVLEEQAEEARKTPPEKLSAYQRKVLELEKKLGEVITLRQAFSATVIRPDHAQEDVMSAMQRAEFLERGTPPLAIPPTDDATGKWTAYSTATFDLWRREIMRAHGGDEAAKAPLANVKIHPAVEQWSQIFTAYAQADPKAFNRDVAAYRNELGAAPPQEYGATRIGAESAFNRAEPFFYTAIVYFVCFLFSLIGMFAALPRLRSLHVFQTTATWLFAFSLLVHTVAIIARVYISQYAPVTNLYSSAVFIGWACVALALVLESIFRIGLANMVGAAAGFLTLLVAHYLSLDGDTIGVMQAVLDTQFWLSTHVVTVSLGYATTLLAGLLGIAYIIYGVCTPGLDRGLSKTLAGMIYSVICFAMFFSFIGTVLGGLWADDSWGRFWGWDPKENGALMIVLWNALVLHARWGRMVGDRGLAILAILGNICTCWSWFGVNELGVGLHSYGFTEGVLKWLGIAAVSHLLIAGIGLMPQHLWLSGRALLNEEPAPNATA
- a CDS encoding ABC transporter ATP-binding protein, giving the protein MHDIVLECRGVSKRFGDHAVLHDVNLKIARGQIVSLVGPSGCGKSTLLRAILGTHPPDSGEVLMNGKPITGPGRDRGIVYQRYGLYPFLTARQNVAFGPMLDETNLAYRFFQFPNWLKLRKQHLAGADDMLTRVQMGKALHRYPEELSGGMCQRVAIAQALMMKPEILLLDEPFGALDEATREEMQEMLLKLYAENLAAKAAGKKPPYTILIITHELNEAIYVADRVLGLSQHWRWEDTGGPSHPGATIIYDAVSPVFSKDVEAEAAAFVRQREEMRRVIFEPSERFGRESHTRFWQQCAAGAGVGMMAPIP
- a CDS encoding ABC transporter permease subunit, which codes for MIRQPISFRAHIALGVVSVVVLLTGYTALSYRQHQRNPSDKTIPNWSQLADGVTRVLKPQDRYDGASWLWTDAKATFTRHFSGLAIGVLVAVVLGLGMGCFTPIEALLLPPLSCLAKIPPTAMLAVFFVLVGTGMELYIAMIAFGVIPTLAQSIYQSARTDVPEELIYKAYTLGASHPELIWNVTFKQILPRIIEAVRLQVGPAMVYLIAAEYAIGDIGFGFRLRMQQRLSDMSTVYIYLAVLAAVGFLMDYSLTWLRRLLCPWFGK